One segment of Nostoc flagelliforme CCNUN1 DNA contains the following:
- a CDS encoding dipeptide ABC transporter ATP-binding protein, which translates to MSEALFCIENLRVAYPARSGEEATWAVDDVSFSLQPGERMGLVGESGCGKSTIGRAVMRLLPASSRIEGQVTFQGQSVFDLMPNQLRKFRGETIALIFQDPMTRLDPLMTIGKHCIETLQAHSPELSTPEAKEKALATLAKVNIPASRWNQYPHEFSGGMRQRVAIALALLLNPKLIVADEPTTSLDVTVSAQILKELTRLCGEENMGLLLISHDLAMVAEYCDRIGVMYNGKMVEMGSTETVFRHPQHEYTRSLLKAALHIQAVSDDGELIIANDSEKQLPIINKQSPILSVSELKQHYTIEPNFIERLFKTQAQTIKAVDGINLDIYPGEILGLVGESGCGKSTLSRTILQLIRPTSGKVEFLGQDLTTLSRQEIRSSRRQIQMVFQDPHACLNPAMTVGQSIADPLFIHNLADPVKAKEQVLWMLEKVGLTPPKVYYERYPSDLSGGQQQRVAIARALITHPKLLICDEPVSMLDASVQSQVLDLMLQLKEEFELTYLFITHDLWLARFLCDRIAVMNGGKIVELGLTKTIFANPQHPYTKTLLAAAPLLARA; encoded by the coding sequence ATGAGTGAAGCCTTATTCTGTATCGAAAATTTGCGAGTTGCCTATCCTGCGCGGAGTGGAGAAGAAGCAACCTGGGCGGTTGATGATGTATCTTTCAGCTTGCAACCAGGCGAAAGAATGGGATTGGTGGGAGAGTCGGGTTGTGGTAAGTCAACTATAGGACGGGCAGTAATGCGTTTACTACCAGCCTCTAGTCGGATTGAGGGACAAGTGACATTTCAAGGACAGTCGGTGTTTGACTTGATGCCTAACCAATTGCGGAAATTTCGGGGAGAAACGATCGCCTTAATTTTTCAAGATCCCATGACACGCCTCGATCCACTGATGACGATTGGTAAGCATTGTATTGAAACCCTCCAGGCGCACTCACCAGAATTATCAACGCCAGAAGCCAAAGAAAAAGCACTTGCTACCTTAGCAAAGGTGAATATTCCAGCTAGTCGCTGGAATCAGTATCCCCACGAGTTTAGCGGCGGAATGCGCCAACGGGTAGCGATCGCTTTAGCTTTACTCCTCAACCCCAAGTTAATTGTTGCCGATGAACCCACCACCAGTCTAGATGTCACCGTTTCCGCACAGATATTAAAAGAATTAACTCGTCTGTGCGGTGAAGAAAACATGGGATTGTTGCTGATTTCTCACGATTTAGCAATGGTGGCTGAGTATTGCGATCGCATTGGCGTCATGTACAACGGCAAAATGGTGGAAATGGGTTCTACAGAAACTGTATTTAGACACCCTCAACATGAATACACGCGATCGCTCTTAAAAGCAGCCTTACATATTCAAGCAGTAAGTGATGACGGAGAATTGATAATTGCTAATGACTCTGAAAAGCAATTACCGATTATTAATAAACAATCCCCAATTTTGAGTGTCAGTGAACTCAAGCAACACTACACCATAGAACCTAACTTTATTGAACGGCTGTTTAAGACACAAGCGCAGACAATTAAAGCAGTAGATGGTATCAACCTTGATATTTATCCCGGAGAAATTCTTGGCTTAGTCGGGGAATCAGGTTGTGGTAAAAGTACGCTATCACGAACAATCTTGCAATTAATTCGTCCTACGAGTGGCAAAGTTGAGTTTTTAGGACAGGATTTAACTACACTGTCGCGTCAAGAAATTCGCTCCTCTCGGCGACAGATACAAATGGTTTTTCAAGATCCCCATGCTTGTCTCAATCCAGCAATGACAGTGGGACAAAGTATCGCTGATCCTTTATTTATCCACAATCTAGCCGATCCCGTTAAGGCAAAAGAACAGGTTTTGTGGATGCTAGAGAAAGTTGGGTTAACACCGCCAAAAGTGTATTATGAGCGTTATCCATCAGATTTGTCTGGTGGACAACAGCAAAGAGTTGCGATCGCTCGTGCTTTGATTACTCACCCTAAACTTTTGATCTGTGATGAACCCGTAAGTATGTTAGACGCTAGCGTGCAGTCGCAAGTGCTAGATTTGATGTTGCAATTGAAAGAAGAATTTGAGTTAACTTATCTGTTCATCACTCATGATCTTTGGTTAGCTCGATTTTTGTGCGATCGTATTGCCGTGATGAATGGCGGTAAAATTGTTGAACTCGGTTTAACAAAAACCATTTTTGCTAATCCTCAGCACCCTTATACCAAAACCTTACTAGCTGCTGCCCCCTTACTAGCACGCGCTTAA
- the trxA gene encoding thioredoxin, which yields MSTDTDIVAYVQESEFDAVLTGSEEKVVVVDFTATWCGPCRLITPLMDQLAEEYKGRAKVVKVDVDSNKPIFKRFGLRSIPAVLIFKDGDLAETIVGVSPYEQFSEAVQKLLEVVSTTDS from the coding sequence ATGTCTACAGATACTGACATAGTTGCTTACGTTCAAGAAAGTGAATTTGATGCTGTTTTAACTGGAAGTGAAGAGAAAGTTGTTGTCGTTGATTTTACTGCTACTTGGTGTGGCCCCTGTCGCCTGATCACTCCGTTAATGGATCAACTTGCCGAAGAATACAAAGGTCGCGCCAAAGTTGTTAAGGTAGATGTTGACAGCAATAAGCCAATTTTCAAAAGATTCGGTCTTCGCAGTATTCCGGCAGTTTTAATCTTTAAAGATGGTGATTTAGCAGAAACTATCGTAGGAGTTTCGCCTTACGAGCAGTTTAGCGAAGCTGTTCAGAAGCTTCTTGAGGTTGTTTCAACCACTGATTCGTAA
- a CDS encoding dihydrofolate reductase family protein, with protein sequence MTKVTLYIAASLDGYIARSDGGIDWLSFLDTEGEDYGYTDFYESIDAIVLGSKTYEVGLGFNEWPYPEKKSFVFTQRPLQSNREDVTFVSDTVEPALANIEAQGYENIWLVGGGALINSFLQHSLIDEYIISTIPIILGGGIRLFAPPSPEEKLELINSKQYSTGLVQTHYRRKENV encoded by the coding sequence ATGACGAAAGTTACACTCTATATTGCAGCTAGTTTGGATGGCTATATCGCTCGCAGTGATGGCGGAATTGATTGGCTATCATTCCTTGATACAGAAGGTGAAGACTACGGTTACACTGATTTCTACGAATCGATTGATGCGATCGTGTTAGGTAGCAAGACCTATGAAGTAGGGCTTGGTTTTAATGAATGGCCTTATCCAGAAAAAAAATCCTTCGTTTTCACCCAGCGCCCTCTCCAATCTAACCGTGAGGACGTTACATTTGTTTCTGATACAGTGGAGCCAGCTTTAGCAAATATAGAGGCTCAAGGTTATGAAAACATCTGGTTAGTTGGTGGCGGAGCATTAATCAATTCGTTTCTCCAGCACAGCTTGATTGATGAATATATTATTTCAACTATTCCAATTATCTTAGGTGGTGGTATACGCCTTTTCGCACCGCCAAGCCCTGAAGAAAAATTGGAGCTAATTAACTCAAAACAATATTCTACTGGCTTAGTTCAAACACATTATAGGCGAAAAGAAAACGTTTAA
- a CDS encoding nucleoside hydrolase: MLAIILFKQPLTVKVITSIIEIEKAMFLSEIKNLFSSLFITAIASVFFLPTASLAAKPIRVILDQDGAFEDYYALLVLSLASSQDSPPINLIGVTTAPVGESYCKDSNGYPDLKKAFLGNFSLEEGTIDGITQKVLSLAKYNKAKIYSGCDEQTAVIDVPEQADNFGNPIPGSRRTPIKVQLPFGGKPTLEPCLFHKEFVFSERDIVCWNELNKTFRDESLKYVLPVAQKVLNDFKLLELDLIETKKKASEFLADSMCEAYRNHKPLTIIAVGPVTNLARAYVKIERNPKKYGCPDKIKLGDLSSVVSTRFMGGAWDENKSDNFDKNRNYRLNEAFPVWTVGNVYFQDGEHVFGQHHLPFPGTNFSDIQTGEHKKVFNSLNNAEVNFWLDALAMNKVLNSGIPVSIVPLNATDFARLQGFGERIKNNPSSCATAPAQFIQKLQFANNPAPGVFVFDTLFFWDTLAATSVWNNFVNFEDFNDLEITTLKNGDPNTLTGQLPAKELFRRDIGNLFRLRRVNNPVKMGLSVNPAQGDPNFKTTIQNLVFDLVCTSSK, encoded by the coding sequence ATGTTAGCAATAATACTTTTCAAACAACCTCTTACTGTCAAAGTAATCACATCAATCATAGAAATAGAAAAAGCAATGTTTCTTTCTGAAATTAAAAACCTTTTTTCAAGCCTATTTATTACAGCTATTGCAAGTGTCTTTTTCTTGCCAACTGCCTCACTTGCTGCCAAGCCTATTCGCGTTATTCTTGACCAAGATGGCGCATTTGAAGATTATTATGCATTATTAGTCCTAAGTCTTGCTTCTAGCCAAGATTCTCCTCCAATTAATTTAATAGGAGTCACAACAGCACCTGTTGGAGAATCTTATTGCAAAGATTCCAATGGTTATCCAGATTTAAAAAAAGCGTTTCTTGGAAATTTTAGTTTAGAAGAAGGAACAATAGATGGAATCACACAAAAAGTTCTATCCCTTGCAAAATATAACAAAGCAAAAATTTATTCTGGATGTGATGAACAGACCGCAGTCATTGATGTACCAGAGCAGGCTGATAATTTTGGAAATCCTATCCCCGGTTCGAGACGTACTCCAATAAAAGTTCAACTCCCTTTTGGAGGCAAACCTACTCTAGAACCTTGCCTTTTTCACAAAGAATTTGTATTTTCTGAACGTGATATTGTCTGCTGGAATGAGCTTAATAAAACATTCCGAGATGAATCTTTAAAGTATGTTCTTCCCGTGGCTCAGAAAGTTTTAAACGATTTTAAACTACTAGAATTAGACCTGATTGAAACTAAAAAAAAGGCTTCCGAATTCCTGGCAGATTCTATGTGTGAAGCTTACAGAAATCATAAGCCTCTCACAATTATTGCCGTAGGGCCTGTAACTAACTTAGCGAGAGCCTATGTAAAAATCGAGAGGAACCCTAAAAAGTATGGTTGCCCTGATAAGATTAAACTTGGCGATCTCAGTTCGGTCGTTTCAACCAGATTTATGGGTGGTGCTTGGGATGAAAACAAATCAGACAATTTCGATAAGAATAGAAACTATCGTCTGAATGAAGCATTTCCAGTTTGGACTGTAGGTAACGTTTACTTCCAAGATGGAGAACATGTCTTTGGGCAGCATCATCTACCATTTCCAGGAACAAATTTTTCAGATATTCAAACAGGAGAACACAAAAAGGTCTTCAATTCGCTTAATAATGCAGAAGTGAATTTTTGGCTTGATGCACTAGCAATGAATAAAGTTCTAAATTCAGGAATTCCTGTGTCTATCGTCCCATTGAACGCAACAGATTTTGCTAGATTACAAGGGTTTGGTGAGCGCATTAAAAACAATCCCTCCAGTTGTGCTACTGCTCCTGCTCAGTTTATCCAAAAACTCCAATTTGCAAATAACCCTGCTCCTGGAGTTTTTGTCTTTGATACACTATTTTTCTGGGATACTCTAGCTGCAACCAGTGTTTGGAATAATTTCGTGAACTTTGAAGATTTTAACGATCTCGAAATTACAACATTGAAAAACGGTGATCCAAATACTCTAACGGGTCAATTACCTGCTAAAGAACTCTTTCGTAGAGACATTGGAAATTTATTTAGACTGCGACGTGTAAATAATCCTGTCAAAATGGGGTTATCAGTAAATCCCGCTCAAGGAGATCCCAACTTTAAGACAACTATTCAAAATTTGGTATTTGATCTCGTTTGCACTTCGAGCAAATAA
- a CDS encoding TIGR03643 family protein, giving the protein MKLPDLDSQTIDRIIEMAWEDRTSFDAIEAQFGLLEKQVIALMRREMKESSFQMWRERVTKRGTKHLSKREFIAGRFKSHNQKT; this is encoded by the coding sequence ATGAAGCTACCTGACCTTGATTCACAAACCATCGATCGCATCATTGAAATGGCATGGGAAGATAGAACATCTTTTGATGCCATTGAGGCTCAGTTTGGGCTGTTGGAGAAACAGGTAATTGCCCTAATGAGGCGCGAAATGAAAGAATCTAGTTTCCAGATGTGGCGAGAGCGAGTCACCAAACGTGGTACAAAACATTTATCTAAGCGAGAATTTATTGCAGGTCGCTTTAAATCGCACAATCAAAAAACGTAA
- a CDS encoding ABC transporter ATP-binding protein yields MRGTVPVVASEDQASQQLSTLRRFLQYLLLYRKEIPIALTLVFIGAVTQAIGPFFIGWSIDHLIAQGNLQGLLLLLGLLALNYGFGVLAIRGQIIRVGWIMQRLLAQLRQDIFIKIQSLPLSFFDRSEAGDLMSRLLNDVNTVNQAFGLTIAQMLGNTFSLVGIIIAMLSINLQLGLLSNLVVPLMIFTTSLFARWARARFRVTRQTIGELSAKLEEDIGSVREAQAFNRVQMNIEEFDVLNAANRDANVEAVAITSAFLPSIDFLNTLATAGVLAYGGYLAVTGAATVGVVTAFLLYVQQFFRPIQILSQFYTQAQSAFAGLERIFLLLDEPSQLKDAPDATEMPAIQGEVTFDNVKFGYNPDQLVLKGVNLHAYPGQMIALVGPTGSGKTTIINLILRFYDVSGGAVKIDDIDVRSVTQASLRRQIGIVLQDNILFSGTVAENIAFGSAHATQADIESAAQLANVHEFITSLPQGYTTQLGERGAPLSQGQRQLISIARAVLINPRILILDEATSSIDTRTEALVQIAIARLLQGRTSFVIAHRLSTVTQADRVLVIQQGQIVEQGTHTELINQQGVYANLYALQLGAADTTVPG; encoded by the coding sequence ATGAGAGGCACAGTTCCCGTTGTTGCATCTGAGGATCAAGCGAGTCAGCAACTCTCCACCCTGCGGCGCTTTTTGCAATACCTGCTACTTTATCGCAAAGAAATTCCCATCGCCCTGACATTAGTATTTATTGGTGCTGTAACCCAGGCGATTGGGCCGTTTTTCATCGGTTGGTCGATTGATCACCTAATTGCACAAGGTAATTTGCAAGGACTGCTACTGTTATTAGGACTACTAGCGCTAAACTACGGATTTGGCGTATTAGCAATCCGGGGTCAAATTATTCGAGTCGGCTGGATTATGCAGCGATTGCTGGCTCAATTGAGGCAAGACATTTTCATTAAAATCCAAAGTTTACCCCTTAGCTTTTTCGATCGCAGCGAAGCAGGCGATTTAATGAGCCGTCTACTGAATGATGTTAATACTGTAAATCAGGCATTTGGACTGACCATTGCCCAAATGCTAGGCAACACTTTCAGTTTGGTAGGCATCATCATTGCGATGCTCTCAATTAACTTACAACTCGGTTTGTTGAGCAATCTTGTTGTGCCATTGATGATTTTTACCACCAGCTTATTTGCACGTTGGGCAAGAGCTAGGTTTCGCGTTACCCGACAAACTATTGGGGAGCTTTCCGCCAAGTTAGAAGAAGATATTGGCAGCGTCCGAGAAGCACAGGCATTTAATCGTGTACAGATGAACATCGAAGAGTTCGACGTTCTTAACGCTGCCAATAGAGATGCTAACGTCGAGGCTGTAGCAATTACTTCGGCCTTTTTGCCCTCCATTGATTTTCTCAACACACTAGCAACCGCAGGTGTGCTGGCTTATGGCGGCTATCTCGCAGTCACCGGAGCTGCAACAGTGGGTGTGGTGACAGCCTTTTTACTTTATGTCCAGCAGTTCTTCCGCCCGATCCAAATTCTCAGCCAGTTTTACACCCAAGCTCAATCTGCCTTCGCCGGATTAGAGCGAATCTTTCTATTGCTAGATGAACCGTCACAACTCAAAGACGCACCCGATGCTACAGAAATGCCGGCTATTCAGGGTGAAGTGACATTTGATAATGTCAAATTTGGCTACAACCCAGATCAACTGGTTCTCAAAGGGGTGAATTTGCACGCCTATCCAGGGCAAATGATTGCATTAGTAGGGCCAACTGGTTCGGGAAAAACTACGATCATTAACTTGATTTTGCGTTTCTATGATGTATCTGGCGGTGCAGTGAAAATTGATGATATTGATGTGCGTAGCGTTACTCAAGCAAGTCTACGGCGTCAAATAGGTATCGTTTTGCAAGACAATATTCTATTCAGTGGCACTGTAGCCGAAAACATTGCCTTTGGCTCTGCCCATGCTACCCAAGCTGATATCGAATCGGCTGCACAGTTGGCAAATGTGCATGAGTTCATTACCTCACTACCACAAGGCTATACAACTCAATTGGGTGAACGGGGAGCGCCCTTGAGCCAGGGACAGCGACAACTAATCAGTATTGCCCGTGCGGTGTTGATTAACCCCCGAATACTGATTCTTGATGAAGCAACCAGCAGCATTGACACGCGTACAGAAGCGTTAGTACAAATTGCGATCGCCCGTTTGCTCCAAGGTCGTACCAGCTTCGTAATTGCCCACCGCCTCAGTACAGTTACCCAGGCAGATCGGGTATTAGTGATTCAGCAGGGACAAATTGTAGAGCAGGGTACTCACACCGAACTGATCAATCAGCAAGGTGTCTATGCTAACTTGTATGCTCTGCAACTGGGTGCAGCAGACACAACGGTTCCAGGATAA